The Aedes aegypti strain LVP_AGWG chromosome 3, AaegL5.0 Primary Assembly, whole genome shotgun sequence genome contains a region encoding:
- the LOC5572124 gene encoding uncharacterized protein LOC5572124 has translation MKVFIAIIPLLLSVGTFANPTFRFEDGVIDPRCPAFDNPMNPFHLPHARDCGKFLKCFNGRAFTIDCPPGQEYGPKIQRCDYPSYAQCSSALAQPDPAEFRFEDGVDDARCPRNDDPMHPLHLPHPTSCQKFLKCFSGLRFELDCPPGQQWAAHLNRCDFPSIAKCKRDAATFQVDQDEEIKEVEVINEVNEVQDSLDVAVEETVDDEPEIVALPMKAEFVYNAGIPDIRCPRTDDPFRPIHLPHATDCGKFQKCFDGRAYVLNCPPGQEFGAKINRCDYPQYAQCMLPKRKNLAKMMKKAAAYDDDYYYSDEEFPLESSEWTDEQREMIAGVPDIRCPATDDDNNPVHLTHPKDCGKFYKCYDGRAYLIVCPAGQHWSVRYDRCDYPKVAKCTIRP, from the exons ATGAAGG tttttatagCCATCATACCGTTGTTGTTATCAGTTGGGACATTCGCTAATCCCACCTTCCGGTTCGAAGATGGTGTCATAGACCCAAGATGTCCAGCATTTGATAATCCGATGAATCCTTTCCATTTACCACATGCCAGAGATTGTGGaaagtttttaaaatgtttcaatgGTCGAGCATTTACGATCGATTGCCCACCGGGGCAAGAATATGGGCCAAAGATCCAGCGTTGTGACTATCCGTCGTATGCCCAATGTAGCTCAGCGTTAGCTCAACCTGATCCTGCCGAATTCCGGTTTGAAGATGGAGTTGACGATGCAAGGTGTCCTCGAAATGACGATCCCATGCACCCGTTACATCTGCCACATCCAACGAGCTGTCAGAAGTTTTTGAAATGCTTCAGCGGTCTAAGGTTTGAACTGGATTGTCCACCTGGTCAGCAATGGGCTGCACACCTCAATCGTTGTGATTTCCCATCCATTGCCAAGTGCAAGAGAGATGCTGCTACTTTTCAGGTAGATCAGGATGAAGAAATCAAGGAGGTTGAAGTTATAAATGAGGTCAACGAAGTTCAAGATAGTTTGGATGTGGCGGTGGAAGAAACGGTTGATGACGAACCAGAAATTGTAGCACTCCCAATGAAAGCTGAATTCGTCTACAATGCTGGCATTCCTGATATCCGTTGCCCCCGGACAGATGACCCTTTCCGTCCGATTCATCTTCCACATGCAACTGATTGCGGAAAGTTTCAGAAATGCTTCGATGGTAGAGCATATGTTTTGAACTGCCCACCTGGTCAAGAATTCGGAGCAAAGATCAACCGCTGCGACTATCCACAATACGCACAATGTATGCTGCCTAAGCGTAAAAACCTGGCAAAGATGATGAAGAAGGCAGCTGCTTATGATGATGACTATTACTACAGCGATgaagaatttcctctggaatctTCGGAATGGACAGACGAACAGCGGGAGATGATCGCAGGTGTGCCTGATATCCGCTGTCCAGCGACCGATGATGATAACAACCCTGTTCATCTGACGCATCCGAAAGATTGTGGCAAGTTCTACAAGTGCTACGATGGTCGTGCTTACCTGATTGTATGCCCTGCGGGACAACACTGGAGTGTGCGATATGATCGTTGCGATTATCCAAAGGTGGCGAAATGCACGATTCGTCCGTAG